A window of the Carassius gibelio isolate Cgi1373 ecotype wild population from Czech Republic chromosome B16, carGib1.2-hapl.c, whole genome shotgun sequence genome harbors these coding sequences:
- the rbm12bb gene encoding RNA binding motif protein 12Bb, whose protein sequence is MAVVIRLQGLRITAGSEDIRNFFTGLRIPDGGVHIVGGELEEAFIIFASDEDARRAMTRSGGCIKGSPVNLLLSSKSEMQSVLEESTKRPELKSRGMYKEVVKSPSAERGPIPFNKDPRVDIRRPDHQEMRNRPSLSSFSETRHQREGSVSERDEVYLKLTGMPFSATKDNVYTFFSGLQIDDIMFLRNPRGQFNGHSIVRFATKQDTVEGLKRDRQYMGPRYIQLTRCSEEQWLAEGGLVKSDSRKRASLERARSRSPISYKSRSRSPSHEEYCVMFENLPYLVEKRDLRVLLHPVSLKDDQIIIFAQKKDDRSRSAVVVFRSLTDYCAGLAHNKEMLMNKVVYVSPISKEKMVTLLESSVDSRDEGKESRRSTERPQSQRNNPDSQLRCLYVRNLPFDVRKVEIMDFFHGYPLSEDRVVLLRDERGAGLGEALVIFQSEKEAMTAQSLNGQRFLGSEVMLKCITIGQMQKFGVNDQLMDSPQERNFQRTEVFNDGPHFSNTPMPRDDFVMPPNLHQGYGGHDRFEPNFGCNDAFGPGPDGNGRQCYGSPDQQLDGPICLKLVNLPSQIRADEIYDFFYGYRVIPGSASLLYDRNGAPKRAATVAFETHREALTALQELNGRPIGTRKIQILFM, encoded by the coding sequence ATGGCTGTGGTCATCCGATTACAGGGACTCAGAATCACAGCTGGTTCTGAGGACATTCGCAATTTCTTCACTGGGCTCAGAATCCCTGATGGCGGGGTTCATATAGTTGGTGGGGAGCTTGAGGAAGCTTTCATAATATTTGCATCTGATGAAGATGCGAGACGAGCGATGACCCGCTCGGGGGGCTGCATTAAGGGCTCTCCTGTCAACTTGCTCCTGAGTAGCAAGTCAGAAATGCAGAGTGTTCTCGAGGAAAGCACTAAAAGGCCTGAGTTAAAAAGCAGGGGCATGTACAAGGAGGTTGTCAAAAGTCCTTCTGCGGAACGAGGTCCTATACCATTCAATAAGGACCCAAGAGTAGACATACGGAGGCCGGATCATCAAGAGATGAGGAACAGGCCTTCTCTATCTTCATTCAGTGAGACACGGCACCAGAGAGAAGGGAGCGTGTCAGAGAGAGATGAGGTTTATCTGAAATTGACAGGGATGCCATTCTCTGCGACAAAGGACAACGTCTATACCTTTTTCAGTGGGTTACAGATTGATGACATTATGTTTTTGAGAAACCCCAGAGGACAGTTCAATGGCCATAGTATTGTGCGCTTCGCTACCAAACAGGATACAGTTGAAGGTCTAAAGAGGGATCGACAATACATGGGACCACGGTATATCCAACTAACAAGATGCTCCGAGGAGCAGTGGCTGGCAGAAGGAGGACTCGTTAAATCGGACAGTCGGAAAAGAGCGTCCTTAGAGCGAGCGAGGTCTCGATCTCCCATTTCCTACAAGTCAAGATCACGATCGCCCTCTCATGAAGAATACTGCGTCATGTTTGAGAACTTGCCTTACCTGGTTGAAAAGAGAGATTTGAGGGTGTTACTTCACCCGGTTTCTTTGAAAGATGATCAGATTATTATCTTTGCCCAAAAAAAGGATGATAGGTCAAGATCGGCTGTTGTGGTGTTTAGAAGTCTCACAGACTATTGTGCTGGTTTGGCTCATAATAAGGAAATGTTGATGAACAAGGTAGTGTACGTGTCACCCATCTCCAAGGAGAAAATGGTCACCTTGTTGGAATCATCTGTTGACTCAAGAGATGAGGGAAAAGAGTCGAGACGTTCCACAGAAAGGCCCCAGTCTCAACGAAACAATCCTGACTCGCAGTTGAGGTGTCTCTACGTGCGCAATCTCCCATTTGACGTCCGTAAGGTGGAGATCATGGACTTCTTTCATGGATATCCACTCTCAGAGGATAGGGTTGTCTTATTGCGAGACGAAAGAGGAGCTGGGCTCGGTGAGGCTTTGGTGATTTTCCAATCTGAGAAGGAGGCCATGACGGCACAGTCCCTAAACGGACAGAGGTTTCTTGGATCGGAAGTCATGCTTAAGTGCATAACGATTGGCCAGATGCAGAAGTTTGGCGTCAATGACCAGTTGATGGATAGCCCACAAGAAAGGAACTTCCAGAGAACTGAAGTTTTCAACGATGGTCCTCATTTTTCGAACACTCCGATGCCCCGAGATGATTTTGTGATGCCGCCTAATTTGCACCAGGGTTATGGAGGTCATGATCGCTTTGAGCCTAATTTTGGGTGCAATGACGCATTTGGGCCGGGACCGGATGGTAATGGACGTCAGTGTTACGGATCACCTGACCAACAACTTGACGGTCCAATTTGTCTGAAATTGGTCAATCTACCCTCTCAGATAAGGGCCGATGAGATTTATGACTTCTTCTATGGATACAGAGTGATTCCAGGTTCTGCCTCATTGCTTTATGATAGAAATGGAGCTCCTAAACGGGCCGCAACGGTAGCTTTCGAAACCCACAGAGAGGCGCTCACTGCTCTTCAAGAATTAAATGGACGACCAATTGGCACCAGAAAAATTCAGATTTTGTTTATGTAG
- the gra gene encoding uncharacterized protein C8orf88 homolog, producing MDVSKRIIRNLEPARPLRRLNINQVPQSYAEVKPVEKPDNIIKVEHFYEILHLQSTSPQPKKKAQRICYTRDFLIKLASCPMAKKKPEFLPEHPIVLENGRSNDVPEYFNNIINNNNNEELAA from the exons ATGGATGTGTCTAAAAGGATCATCAGAAATCTGGAACCAGCGAGACCTCTGCGCCGTCTGAACATAAATCAAG TGCCCCAAAGTTATGCTGAAGTTAAGCCGGTAGAAAAGCCA gataacattattaaagtGGAGCATTTCTATGAAATCCTGCATCTTCAAAGCACCAGCCCCCAACCGAAAAAGAAAG CCCAAAGAATTTGCTACACTCGGGACTTCCTCATCAAGTTGGCAAGTTGTCCAATGGCTAAGAAGAAACCTGAGTTTTTACCAGAACATCCGATCGTTTTGGAGAATGGA AGATCAAATGATGTGCCTGAGTACTTCAAcaacatcatcaacaacaacaacaacgaggAATT GGCTGCTTAA
- the upp1 gene encoding uridine phosphorylase 1 isoform X2 — translation MPLGEEKNGACDRSIYVNNPHLESMTEDILYHFNLGTSTHDLPAMFGDVKFVCVGGSRWRMKSFTEYIAKELGLSEPNADYPNICAGTDRYAMYKVGPLLSVSHGMGIPSIAIMLHELIKLLYHARCTDVTVVRIGTSGGIGLKPGTVVVTKQSVDSTFQPRFEQIILGKLVVRSTELDGELAEELLQCGKDLAEFETVIGNTMCTLDFYEGQARLDGAFCSYSEEDKQNYLAEAYAAGVRNIEMESSVFAAMCKLSNLRALLDRLKGDQLTSSHDVLNNYQERPQVLVGHYIKKKLNASKKG, via the exons atgccGCTGGGTGAAGAGAAGAACGGGGCTTGCGATAG GTCCATATATGTGAACAATCCTCATTTAGAGTCCATGACAGAAGACATCCTTTACCATTTCAACCTGGGAACATCCACTCACGACTTACCTGCCATGTTTGGAGATGTCAAA tttgtgtgtgtaggAGGAAGTCGATGGAGGATGAAGTCTTTCACTGAATACATTGCCAAAGAACTGGGGCTATCAGAGCCTAATGCTGATTACCCAAATATATGTGCAGGAACCGATCGCTATGCCATGTACAAAGTTGGACCTTTGCTGTCTGTCAGT CATGGCATGGGCATCCCATCTATCGCTATAATGTTGCATGAGCTTATCAAGCTCCTGTATCACGCCCGCTGCACTGATGTCACTGTAGTTCGCATCGGGACGTCAGGTGGAATAG GATTAAAGCCAGGGACTGTGGTGGTTACCAAACAGTCAGTGGATTCTACGTTCCAGCCTCGTTTTGAGCAGATCATCCTGGGGAAACTAGTGGTCAGGAGCACAGAACTTGATGGGGAACTTGCAGAGGAGCTGCTTCAGTGTGGCAAAGACCTCGCCGAGTTTGAGACTGTCATTGGTAACACAATGTGCACCCTTGACTTCTATGAag GTCAAGCTCGGCTGGATGGGGCCTTCTGCTCATACAGCGAAGAAGATAAACAGAACTACCTTGCCGAAGCCTATGCTGCTGGAGTTCGTAACATTGAAATGGAGTCATCTGTGTTTGCGGCCATGTGCAAACTGAGCAATCTACGAG CACTGCTGGACAGACTGAAAGGAGACCAGCTGACCAGCTCTCATGACGTCCTGAATAACTACCAGGAGCGACCTCAGGTCTTGGTGGGGCACTACATCAAAAAGAAGCTGAATGCCTCTAAGAAAGGCTAG
- the upp1 gene encoding uridine phosphorylase 1 isoform X1 produces the protein MPLGEEKNGACDRSIYVNNPHLESMTEDILYHFNLGTSTHDLPAMFGDVKFVCVGGSRWRMKSFTEYIAKELGLSEPNADYPNICAGTDRYAMYKVGPLLSVSHGMGIPSIAIMLHELIKLLYHARCTDVTVVRIGTSGGIGLKPGTVVVTKQSVDSTFQPRFEQIILGKLVVRSTELDGELAEELLQCGKDLAEFETVIGNTMCTLDFYEGQARLDGAFCSYSEEDKQNYLAEAYAAGVRNIEMESSVFAAMCKLSNLRAVVVCVALLDRLKGDQLTSSHDVLNNYQERPQVLVGHYIKKKLNASKKG, from the exons atgccGCTGGGTGAAGAGAAGAACGGGGCTTGCGATAG GTCCATATATGTGAACAATCCTCATTTAGAGTCCATGACAGAAGACATCCTTTACCATTTCAACCTGGGAACATCCACTCACGACTTACCTGCCATGTTTGGAGATGTCAAA tttgtgtgtgtaggAGGAAGTCGATGGAGGATGAAGTCTTTCACTGAATACATTGCCAAAGAACTGGGGCTATCAGAGCCTAATGCTGATTACCCAAATATATGTGCAGGAACCGATCGCTATGCCATGTACAAAGTTGGACCTTTGCTGTCTGTCAGT CATGGCATGGGCATCCCATCTATCGCTATAATGTTGCATGAGCTTATCAAGCTCCTGTATCACGCCCGCTGCACTGATGTCACTGTAGTTCGCATCGGGACGTCAGGTGGAATAG GATTAAAGCCAGGGACTGTGGTGGTTACCAAACAGTCAGTGGATTCTACGTTCCAGCCTCGTTTTGAGCAGATCATCCTGGGGAAACTAGTGGTCAGGAGCACAGAACTTGATGGGGAACTTGCAGAGGAGCTGCTTCAGTGTGGCAAAGACCTCGCCGAGTTTGAGACTGTCATTGGTAACACAATGTGCACCCTTGACTTCTATGAag GTCAAGCTCGGCTGGATGGGGCCTTCTGCTCATACAGCGAAGAAGATAAACAGAACTACCTTGCCGAAGCCTATGCTGCTGGAGTTCGTAACATTGAAATGGAGTCATCTGTGTTTGCGGCCATGTGCAAACTGAGCAATCTACGAG CTGTGGTTGTGTGTGTAGCACTGCTGGACAGACTGAAAGGAGACCAGCTGACCAGCTCTCATGACGTCCTGAATAACTACCAGGAGCGACCTCAGGTCTTGGTGGGGCACTACATCAAAAAGAAGCTGAATGCCTCTAAGAAAGGCTAG
- the upp1 gene encoding uridine phosphorylase 1 isoform X3 translates to MPLGEEKNGACDRSIYVNNPHLESMTEDILYHFNLGTSTHDLPAMFGDVKFVCVGGSRWRMKSFTEYIAKELGLSEPNADYPNICAGTDRYAMYKVGPLLSVSHGMGIPSIAIMLHELIKLLYHARCTDVTVVRIGTSGGIGLKPGTVVVTKQSVDSTFQPRFEQIILGKLVVRSTELDGELAEELLQCGKDLAEFETVIGNTMCTLDFYEGQARLDGAFCSYSEEDKQNYLAEAYAAGVRNIEMESSVFAAMCKLSNLRGMSFKCNS, encoded by the exons atgccGCTGGGTGAAGAGAAGAACGGGGCTTGCGATAG GTCCATATATGTGAACAATCCTCATTTAGAGTCCATGACAGAAGACATCCTTTACCATTTCAACCTGGGAACATCCACTCACGACTTACCTGCCATGTTTGGAGATGTCAAA tttgtgtgtgtaggAGGAAGTCGATGGAGGATGAAGTCTTTCACTGAATACATTGCCAAAGAACTGGGGCTATCAGAGCCTAATGCTGATTACCCAAATATATGTGCAGGAACCGATCGCTATGCCATGTACAAAGTTGGACCTTTGCTGTCTGTCAGT CATGGCATGGGCATCCCATCTATCGCTATAATGTTGCATGAGCTTATCAAGCTCCTGTATCACGCCCGCTGCACTGATGTCACTGTAGTTCGCATCGGGACGTCAGGTGGAATAG GATTAAAGCCAGGGACTGTGGTGGTTACCAAACAGTCAGTGGATTCTACGTTCCAGCCTCGTTTTGAGCAGATCATCCTGGGGAAACTAGTGGTCAGGAGCACAGAACTTGATGGGGAACTTGCAGAGGAGCTGCTTCAGTGTGGCAAAGACCTCGCCGAGTTTGAGACTGTCATTGGTAACACAATGTGCACCCTTGACTTCTATGAag GTCAAGCTCGGCTGGATGGGGCCTTCTGCTCATACAGCGAAGAAGATAAACAGAACTACCTTGCCGAAGCCTATGCTGCTGGAGTTCGTAACATTGAAATGGAGTCATCTGTGTTTGCGGCCATGTGCAAACTGAGCAATCTACGAGGCATGTCATTTAAATGCAACAGTTAA